A genomic segment from Gilvibacter sp. SZ-19 encodes:
- a CDS encoding carboxypeptidase-like regulatory domain-containing protein — MKQIFSFLLAAAAMLCAAIVNAQSYQAKVVDAKTGEPVPFATVQTGKHSGTITNDEGVFTLSEAQVAKLQDSIYISSMGYEKMGLWVDASAPQEIQLPQKTNELRQVLISAESLDAEQILERVKANMAENYKTPLSKYKFFFRQSDYTNMEELRFTVKESSIPELNQELMDQITRAASQNEWYYRETLGDFYGNYNGFKVSVDKAAELYDKNKDVSLDGLSDKLERIFQENVKRDSYLKIKSGIFGTKVQLDSAKNAESTEPEPIVSVETENTQKPDHTAQVTARLDELYTQLFFNEDTELDFLEKSNRYRWELDSYTFINGEPVWILHFTPRGKKDFEGTLYVNVDDYAIMRLDFANVRPTNRFGLLGIKWRRNVLRGKMLFTADESGHYRPQYLELEDGEYTSVDRPLKVIEKNKNVKGRRKQNELSMDMLVAVNSLTKYEFVVFDAESIDEGTYANAKPSSGVKPEYMSAYDSEFWSGYDILEPNQAIQSFKVLEE, encoded by the coding sequence ATGAAACAGATCTTCTCTTTTTTACTTGCAGCAGCGGCAATGCTCTGCGCAGCAATTGTAAATGCACAAAGTTATCAGGCCAAAGTAGTGGACGCCAAAACGGGTGAGCCCGTACCGTTTGCTACAGTGCAGACCGGTAAGCACAGCGGTACCATTACCAACGACGAGGGTGTTTTTACACTTTCTGAGGCGCAAGTGGCCAAGCTGCAAGACAGTATTTATATAAGCTCTATGGGTTATGAGAAGATGGGCTTGTGGGTAGATGCCAGCGCTCCGCAGGAAATTCAACTGCCGCAAAAGACCAATGAACTGCGCCAGGTATTGATCTCTGCAGAAAGCTTAGATGCCGAGCAGATCTTGGAACGCGTAAAGGCCAATATGGCCGAGAATTATAAAACGCCACTCAGCAAATACAAGTTCTTTTTTAGACAAAGTGATTACACCAATATGGAAGAGCTGCGCTTTACGGTGAAGGAGAGCTCTATTCCGGAGCTCAACCAAGAACTGATGGACCAAATAACGCGAGCTGCCTCACAGAATGAGTGGTATTACCGCGAGACTCTTGGAGATTTTTACGGCAATTACAACGGCTTTAAAGTCTCGGTTGACAAGGCTGCGGAGCTATATGACAAGAACAAGGATGTGTCGCTGGATGGATTGTCTGATAAGCTAGAACGTATCTTCCAAGAGAACGTAAAGCGCGATTCGTATTTAAAGATCAAATCGGGGATCTTTGGTACCAAGGTACAATTGGATTCGGCCAAGAATGCCGAAAGTACCGAACCTGAGCCCATCGTTTCTGTGGAGACCGAAAACACCCAAAAACCCGATCACACCGCGCAGGTTACTGCTCGTTTGGATGAACTTTACACCCAACTGTTTTTCAATGAAGACACCGAGTTGGACTTTTTAGAGAAGTCTAACCGCTACCGTTGGGAGTTAGACAGCTATACTTTTATCAATGGAGAACCGGTCTGGATCTTGCATTTTACACCGCGTGGTAAAAAGGATTTTGAGGGCACGCTCTATGTGAATGTAGACGACTACGCCATTATGCGATTGGACTTTGCCAATGTGCGTCCCACCAACCGTTTTGGACTTTTAGGCATAAAATGGCGCCGCAATGTGCTGCGTGGTAAGATGCTCTTTACTGCGGACGAAAGCGGACATTACCGCCCACAATACTTGGAACTGGAAGATGGCGAATACACCTCTGTGGACCGCCCCCTTAAGGTGATAGAAAAGAACAAGAACGTAAAAGGCCGCCGCAAGCAAAATGAGCTTTCTATGGATATGCTAGTGGCTGTAAACAGCTTGACGAAGTATGAGTTTGTTGTTTTTGATGCGGAGTCTATAGATGAAGGTACTTACGCTAACGCTAAGCCGAGTTCTGGGGTTAAACCAGAGTATATGAGTGCTTATGATTCGGAGTTTTGGAGTGGTTATGATATACTTGAGCCGAATCAAGCTATTCAGAGTTTTAAGGTTCTTGAAGAATAG
- a CDS encoding PA2169 family four-helix-bundle protein has translation MKTTLERAKEKIHERTVSNLQDLLERTYDAEAGYKKAMELAKDPNYEEFFMKRAANRAVFATELDQEIRNLNETPIESGSTKAALHRGWMDTRAWLSTSTDEAILEECIRGEKASLDTYNEILVDESFNPELRNVLMNQMLQIRRSLDTVKDLKATEEVVNSF, from the coding sequence ATGAAGACGACTTTAGAAAGAGCCAAAGAAAAAATTCACGAACGCACGGTAAGTAACTTACAAGACTTACTAGAACGCACCTACGACGCCGAGGCCGGATACAAAAAGGCCATGGAGCTAGCCAAAGATCCCAATTACGAGGAATTCTTTATGAAACGCGCAGCTAACCGCGCCGTATTTGCCACAGAGCTAGATCAAGAGATACGCAACCTAAACGAAACCCCGATAGAAAGCGGATCTACCAAAGCAGCCCTACACCGCGGCTGGATGGACACCCGAGCCTGGTTAAGCACTTCAACAGACGAGGCCATTCTAGAAGAATGCATCCGCGGGGAAAAAGCCAGTTTAGACACCTATAACGAGATCTTGGTAGACGAAAGTTTCAACCCAGAACTCCGCAATGTGCTCATGAACCAAATGCTGCAAATTCGCAGGAGTTTAGACACCGTAAAAGATTTAAAAGCAACCGAAGAAGTCGTCAATTCATTCTAG